Proteins encoded by one window of Podarcis muralis chromosome 11, rPodMur119.hap1.1, whole genome shotgun sequence:
- the LOC114588254 gene encoding uncharacterized protein LOC114588254 isoform X1: MWPFNAARRGSLQTWKQDDSLASGHKKLLRRPNMKEAVGAQPLEIVGRGLGRQQQPSGGGKPGKIQRQEACKNEAPAPAPGTKIAKPSWQFPAVPDPCLPHPPAIPRAGMAPSWPYVAQKQQPRFPPIRNTSRVIPEPGETLAAASVPDRSGRSTDSRMEEFRVGQLIRSARRRFCLAAAASQEGLEPRQRPLTSQGMAGAPLGLLPKPPPRK, from the exons ATGTGGCCGTTTAACGCAGCAAGAAGAGGCTCTCTACAAACCTGGAAGCAAGATGATTCCCTTGCTTCAG GACACAAAAAACTCCTGAGGCGCCCGAACATGAAGGAGGCTGTAGGAGCACAACCTCTGGAGATTGTG GGCCGTGGTttggggaggcagcagcagcccagcggtGGAGGAAAACCCGGGAAAATCCAGAG GCAGGAGGCCTGCAAGAACGAGGCTCCAGCGCCTGCTCCCGGGACGAAGATCGCCAAACCATCGTGGCAGTTCCCGGCGGTTCCCGATCCTTGCCTGCCTCACCCTCCCGCCATCCCCCGTGCGGGGATGGCTCCTTCCTGGCCGTACGtggcacagaagcagcagccacggTTTCCCCCCATTAGGAACACCTCAAGGGTGATTCCGGAGCCGGGGGAGACTTTGGCTGCTGCCTCTGTGCCGGACCGGTCGGGGAGGAGCACAGACTCCCGCATGGAGGAATTTAGGGTGGGGCAGTTAATAAGATCAG CAAGGAGAAGGTTCTGCTTGGCAGCCGCCGCGTCCCAGGAGGGCCTGGAGCCGAGACAACGGCCTCTCACCTCACAG ggTATGGCTGGTGCACCGCTGGGGCTGCtgccgaagccccctccccgcAAATAA
- the LOC114588254 gene encoding uncharacterized protein LOC114588254 isoform X2: MKEAVGAQPLEIVGRGLGRQQQPSGGGKPGKIQRQEACKNEAPAPAPGTKIAKPSWQFPAVPDPCLPHPPAIPRAGMAPSWPYVAQKQQPRFPPIRNTSRVIPEPGETLAAASVPDRSGRSTDSRMEEFRVGQLIRSARRRFCLAAAASQEGLEPRQRPLTSQGMAGAPLGLLPKPPPRK, encoded by the exons ATGAAGGAGGCTGTAGGAGCACAACCTCTGGAGATTGTG GGCCGTGGTttggggaggcagcagcagcccagcggtGGAGGAAAACCCGGGAAAATCCAGAG GCAGGAGGCCTGCAAGAACGAGGCTCCAGCGCCTGCTCCCGGGACGAAGATCGCCAAACCATCGTGGCAGTTCCCGGCGGTTCCCGATCCTTGCCTGCCTCACCCTCCCGCCATCCCCCGTGCGGGGATGGCTCCTTCCTGGCCGTACGtggcacagaagcagcagccacggTTTCCCCCCATTAGGAACACCTCAAGGGTGATTCCGGAGCCGGGGGAGACTTTGGCTGCTGCCTCTGTGCCGGACCGGTCGGGGAGGAGCACAGACTCCCGCATGGAGGAATTTAGGGTGGGGCAGTTAATAAGATCAG CAAGGAGAAGGTTCTGCTTGGCAGCCGCCGCGTCCCAGGAGGGCCTGGAGCCGAGACAACGGCCTCTCACCTCACAG ggTATGGCTGGTGCACCGCTGGGGCTGCtgccgaagccccctccccgcAAATAA